The following nucleotide sequence is from Vibrio fluvialis.
TCGGGCGCGAACTGCTGAATAAAAAGCAGAGCTGCATCGACATCGCGATCGGCGAAACCATTCACTACAAAGAAGTGAACGATCTGTGCGATCAGCAATTGGTCAACTACCTGCGCTTGAACACCTATTTGTTGCACAACCCTGCCACCATTACGCGCAACAAAACCGCGCAAGATAGCTCGCTGGCACCGATAGATGCCCGCTTGCCGCTGGATGATCTACGCCAAGACATCGCGCGTCTGTCATTTTCGGAGCATCTGCTGCGCCACAACGAATTTGATGTGTACTGCACGCGAGCAGAGAACATCCCCGCCATCCTGCATGAAATTGGCCGTGTGCGAGAACTCAACTTTCGCCAAGTCGGTGAAGGCACTGGTTTATCATTGGATATTGACGAGTTCGACCGCGACTATCTGCACCTGTTTATCTGGGATCGCGAACATGAGGTACTGGTCGGCGCGTATCGCTTAGGGTTGGTCGATGAACTGCTGGCAAGTCGCGGCATTGATGGGCTGTACTCCAGCACACTGTTTCAATACGACCCGCGCTTTCTGCACAACATGGGCAAAGCGATTGAAATGGGCCGCTCGGTGATTGATGAAGCCTACCAAAAAAGCATGGCGCCTCTGTTACTGCTGTGGAAAGGTATCGCCACTTACGTGCAACGCCATCCGGACTACACGCACCTGTTTGGTCCGGTGAGCATCAGCAGCGACTACAGCGATCAGGCACGTCGCCTGCTGGCCGACACCATGACGCTACATTACTACGACAAAGCACAGGCCGAACTGGTGGAAGCGACCAATCCGCTACCGACGGGTCAAAACCTGTGGAATGCCAGTCTGCTGACGTCGCTCGCCGACCTGCAATTGCTGTCGCGTGTGATTGCCCGCATTGACGAAGGCAAAGGTATTCCGGTGTTGCTGCGCCAATACCTTGGCCTCAATGGCAAACTGGTCAGCTTCAACATCGACCCGGATTTTAACGATGCGCTCGATGGTTTGATTGTGGTCGATTTGCGTAATGTGCCACAGCGTACCCTCTCTCGCTACATGGGCAGTCAGGAAGCGCAGCAATATCTGGGCTATCACGGCCGTTAAACCGCTCAACACGGCGATGGTCACTGGATCATCGCCGTGACCTTACAGACAGTTTTGAAATCATAACGAACGGTCAAAAACTCGCCTTCAAACCAAACATATCGCTAATACTGAAATATAAACTAACATTAAAATCCTAAAATAATCCGACATACAGCAGACTCCTTCAGCATCACTCGCCTTCTTTTCTCCACAGCCAATTGACGTTTTTTTGTTCTAACCAGAAGATTATCCGGTCAATAACAATAAAAATGAGGAAGTTATGTTGACTAAGTCTGCCATACACAAAGGAATGACCACCGCCTTACTCTTGTCTCTGACCCTATTCAGTGGCTTCAGTGCAGCAGCGGAAAAAGTCTATCGTCTCAAGCTGGCCGAAACGTGGGGGGCGAACACTCCAATTCTCGGTGATGCCTCACGCAATATGGCCAAACTGGCGGAAGAGATGTCGAACGGGCGACTACAGATTCGTATCGATTCGGCCAATAAGCACAAAGCGCCACTGGGCGTGTTTGATATGGTCAAATCCGGTCAGTACGATCTGGGTCATTCCAGCTCTTATTACTGGAAAGGCAAGGTACCGAATACGCTGTTTTTCTCTTCTATGCCGTTTGGCATGATCACTATGGAACAGTACGCCTGGTTCTTCTACGGCGGCGGCATGGAGCTGATGCAGAGAGTTTATGAACCTTTTGGTCTGCTCTCATTTCCCGGCGGCAACTCCGACATTCAGATGGGCGGCTGGTTTAAAAAAGAGATCAACTCCATTGATGATCTGCAAGGGCTGAAGATGCGCATTCCGGGTTTTGCCGGAGAAATATTTGCAAAAGTCGGCGCTAAGCCTACGAATATTGCACCGGGGGAACTGTATACCTCACTTGAGCGCGGCACGATTGATGCGCTGGAATGGGTGGGACCAGCGTTCGATCTGCGCATGGGTTTTCAGAAAATTGCACCTTATTACTACACAGCCTGGCATGAACCAGGGTCAGAGACACAGTTCCTGGTGAACAAAAAAGTCTGGGATTCGCTGCCGAATGATCTGCAGGTGATCCTGAAAACGGCGTTCCGCGTCGCGGCATTTGATATGTACGCTCAGGCGATTGACGCCAATGCAACGGCCTGGGCACAGATGACGACTGAACATCCGGACATCAAAGTCCGCGATTTCCCGCCAGCCGTGTTAGACGCCATGCGTAAAGCCAATGATGAGCTGTTACAAGAACTCGCAGCCAACGATCCTCTCGCCAAAGAGATCATCGAATCTCAACACAGTTATCTGAAGAAAGTGCGTGACTGGACTAAGATTTCGACACAAGCCTATCTCAACTCTAACCCATAACGAAAAAGGGCTGCCAATGGCAGCCCTTTTGTGGGCCAGTAATAAAGTTTCATACTGACCCATTTTGTAGATGCTGATTTTTGGCAGGTAAAAACAGTGTCGAAAAATAAAGTATCATACAACTTTGTGTCGTCACACTATAAATCAAACCACACATGAGTATTAAAGTATCATACTAGACCCATGATCACTTTTGGACATAGTTGAGTTACAACGTTTGCTAACTTAGTAATTCTGGCACTATCATTTATTTTTCTAGATTCGGCGGCTCGGGAAGAGACTTGTCGTTTTTGTGCTCTTCTTGATGCGGGGGAACTAAGGTAAGTGCGAGGTTATCCTATTCAGCAGCTAACTCAGGTTTATCCGCAACGCGCTCTAGGTGATGAATCTGCGTACTTTGGCCGTTGATGGGCTGCAGTGAAAGCTGGCACTGCCTATCTTGACCGACCACTTTCAGTTCTCTACGTTTCTTTTCCTTAGCTTTGTTGGATTTTTTGTCACCGATGCGGCCGAGATTGCACGGGCTTTCATGGCAACAGGTTCGGTGATCAGGCTGTGTGCTGATGATTGAAAGACTTGCCCTCGCGCCCTAACATCGGGATCTCTATTTTGTAAACTGGTTTGATTCCATTTTATAACAGTAGGTAATCTAACGAACGTTTGATTATTTAAAGTAGCTATTTTGTCTTGAGGGGCACTAGCCAGATGCTCTCGCACCTCGGATTTTGATAAGCCCGTCACTTCATGGAGTATGCTAGCATCCATATATAGGCGGTAATTGACCACTTGGGTGTCTGTCTGCACCTGTAAAGCCGTTATGGGGTTCTCACCATCCCCATCATGACTGACGACAGTTTGAGAGCCTGCTATTAATGCTATTTTACTTGATTCATCCATAAATTCATTCTCTTGCATCAATGATGCATCAAGTGCATTTTCTATCTGCTCAATAATGCCCGTATAACTTAAATCGTTTGCTAAGTTTACCGTGTCAATCGTACTTTCGATGAGGGCTTGCTGACTGCTGTCCCTAGGCTGCTCAAGTCGTTCATATAAGAATTCCAACGTGCAGCCTTGCGCCATATAAGGCACTTTATTTTTCCACTTCACCTCACCCTCGTCAGCTTCAGCCAGCGCTTTCCTCAGACCTCTTGCGTCTGTGCCAATGGACTGCGCTAAAGAAGGGATGTTGTAAAACGGCGTGTGGGTTTCGTTAGCATGATCAAGCACTGTAAAAGAGGTTTCTAACAGAGCTTGGTTATTTTGGTCGATGGTATCATTGAGATCTAGAGCAACATTACTGGCTTGAGAGGTGACAAGTTCAGACAAAGGCACTTGAGTTGATTTCTCATGTCAGCACCATTAAAGCGTCATCATATTATAAAGCTCATTGAGTTTATCAAATGCTTTCGCAGCATCCTTGTAACCTGGGTTTTTGTCTGGGTGCACTTGCACAGACAACGACTTGTACCATTTTTTAGCTGCTTGGCTGTCGTCGTACATATCAGGAGTAATGCCCAAAAGCTGATTACGGCGTTTGCCATCAACCTCAAGCAACAAGAACATCAGCTTGTCTTTCTGTGATTTAAAGTAATCAACTTCAGCCAATGAGATGTCGGCGATTCCTTTGGCTTGGAGCTCTTCCAATTGAGACTGAACTAAAGATAACTTCTCGGACAACGAATTGTGCTCTGCGTGCTCTTTCTTTAGCTTAAGAAACAAAAGAGCATTGAGGACCGCAAAGCTTAGGGTCGTGATAATCAAGATAGTGTTCATGAGATACCTTTCAGTTGCAAATAATCTGTACAATATGTACGTCGCTGAAATTATACATAATCCAAGTAATAAAGGCTCTACCACTGATAATTTGAGCGTTGTTCAAAGTCTGAAATCAGAATGAATACCGAGCTTAGAGTATCGCTCAATGCGAATCAGGGTGACGGTTATTACCTGATGAACGATTGCGAATGGAAAAGACCACGTCAGTACAATTGATAACTTACCGCCTGCGAAAGCGAAAAATCTACATAAACCAGTGCCTGGATTTAGTTTGCCACTACAGATTTCAGCTATCATAAAGTAAGTATATAAATAATAAGAAATTTTATGTATCCCTTTCTTTTTGAAGAGAAAAATTGAAATCCACCTCGATTTAGCGAGCATTATGAGGTAAACTACGAAGAGGATATAATTTATTGGTTATAACTATATGAAAAACATAGTTAGTGTAGATCTATTTTGCGGTGCGGGAGGATTAACTCGAGGGCTACTTGACTCTGGAATTCAGGTATCTGCTGGACTAGATATAGAAAGCAGTTGCAAATATGCATATGAGTCAAACAACGGAACGACTTTCCACTGTAAAGATGTAACATCTTTGAAAGCGAAAGAACTATCAGGTATGTATCCTGAAGGTGATATCAAGCTATTAGCTGGGTGTGCTCCGTGCCAACCTTTCTCCACATATTCTCAAGGACGAGATGTGAAAAAAGATAAGAAATGGCCTTTGCTCTATGCATTTTCAAGACTAATCAAAGACACCCAACCAGATCTCGTTACAATGGAGAATGTTCCTGATGTGACCAAACACAAGGTATACCATGACTTTGTTAAGACTTTGAAAAAGCAGGGCTATAATATTTGGGCTGATACTGTATATTGCCCGGATTATGGGGTTCCTCAAACTCGAAGTCGCCATGTTTTACTAGCGTCTAAGCTCGGCTCTATTTCATTAATTCCCAAGACTCACAACCCTGATGAATATATCACAGTGAGACAGGCTCTCTCAGAACAACAGCTGCCAAAAATAAAGGCAGGCTCAGCCTCCAAACTTGATCGCCTTCACAAAGCTGCGGGCCTATCAGAACTCAACATGAAGCGTATGAAAGCCTCTAGACCTGGAGGCTCCTGGAAAGATTGGCCGAAACACCTCATAGCAGAATGCCATAGAAAACCAAGCGGTCAAACATACTCCAGCGTTTATTCCAGAATGAGTTGGGATGAACCCGCCCCAACAATGACCACCCAATTTTTCGGATTTGGTAATGGCAGATTTGGACATCCAAAAGAAAACAGAGCAATATCGCTGCGAGAGGGTGCAATTTTCCAAACGTTCCCTGACTGGTACAAATTTACTGAAGATACTAAGCCAATTCAAACCAGCGTCGTAGGAAAAATGATCGGTAATGCCGTTCCTCCCAGGCTGGGACAAGTGATAGGTGAATCATTCAAAAAGCATATTGAAGAACTGAAACTTTAAAACCACAGGGAATTAGAACATGGCTGTTATTTACCCCCCTTTTTTACCCGAAAAATGCCCTTCCTCAGAAGAAAAGGTAAGAGCTTCACTTACGAATGTTGATGGCATTACGATCCTTCATTCAGTTTGCTGGCAATCAAAAAGGAACAACCGTCAAGGAGATGGAGAAGCTGACTTCATTGTCCTAATTCCGAAAGAAGGTATTCTAATACTTGAAGTTAAGGGGGGTGATATTGAAATTGAAAACGGGACTTGGTATTCAACTGATAGATTTCAATCAAAACACAGAATCAAAGATCCCTTTGTTCAAGTTAAAGACTCAAAGTATGCCTTACTTAACTACCTGACCCATGAAGACAAAAAGTTAAAAGCAATCCCTATAATGCATGCAGTTGTATTTCCAGATATTTCTGTCAGTCAATCGCTGTCGATGAACTCACCAAAAGAGTTAATCATAGATAGAGAAGATTTAAACAATATTGAAAACGTTATAGAAAGGGTTACTGGGCATTGGGGATATAATCACAAATTTCCAGACAGCTATTTAAACGACGTTTGCGTCCTATTAGCCCCTACACGATACGTCCAGAGGCTAATTTCAGACGATATAGACGAAACAGAAAGAGGCATCATCGAATTAACCCGCGAACAAATGAAAGTTTTGGAATCCTTGAAACGAGCGAAACAAGCTATCATTTATGGAGGTGCTGGCACTGGAAAGACGGTGTTAGCGATTGAAAAAGCAAGACAACTAGATAAATTAAAGTTTAAGACTTTATTAATTTGTTACAACAAGCTATTGAAAGAGAAAGTAAGTAGTTTATTAGCCAGCTCGACGATAACTGTAGAAACATATCATTCCCTTACCTTGAAAGAGGCGCAGAAAGCTAACCTGGATATACCAAATCATTTGGATTCTGAATGGTATGAATCTCAAGCTGGGCAATTATTCAAACACGCCGCGAATATTAATAAAACAAACTATGATGTGATTATTATTGATGAAGCACAGGACTTTTCTTATGAATGGATAATATCATTACGAGAACGCCTGTCACAGCACGGTACTTTCTACATATTCGCGGATTCTCACCAAGATTTATATAAGAGAGACTGGCAAGAACCAGAAGGGGTAAGCCCGTACGAATTACTCCAAAACTGCAGAAATACAACCCCAATAGCCACCACAGTAGCCGCCATCTACCAAGAAAAAGTGATTGTAAGCGGGTTGCAAGGACCTACTCCGCAGTTTGTTGAATCTAATACAATAGGTGAGTCTTTAGATTTTGTTTCAACAATTGTTGAGCACCTAATTTCGGAAAAAGTCGATCGAGAACACATAAGTGTTCTAAGCAACACAAGTCAATTTATAAAAGACCTCAAAACCCAGTGCGTTGGAGAGTACGTCTTTTCTAGCTATGATAAATTTGGCATTTGTGCGGAGACTATTCGTCGATTCAAAGGGTTAGAAAACCACGTAGTTATTGTTGTAATTGACGACAATGAAACTAATGAAACTGATGATTCAATACAATCACTATGTTACGTAGGCATGAGCCGCGCAAAGTCGGCTCTATACCTAGTTTCATCCAAAAGAGTAAAAGACAAACTCAATTGGCAATAAACTCCCCGGCTATCGTAAGTAACCTTTTCGACCAAAAAGGGTTTTGCGACTTAAGTTCATATTGAAGTGCCTGCACGAAGGCTCCCCGAGGTGTAAACATCCCATACAGGCGCCTCCTGAATCGTGACACGCAGGATCCATTGCACACCGATGATCTTCATATAAGACAGCATCTAACAGTTTATGCAGCTCTGTTTCAAACACGGCTTGCAGCCCCCCTAGAACAAAGTCTCCTTTGGCAGCGCCGTATATAAAAAAGCCTAAGTGATAAGGTAATAAAAGCTCAGATAGCCCATTTCTATCAATACCTGAAAAAACCGAAGCTACCCGAATAAATCGATGGGCATACGAATGAATAAGCTTTTGAAGGACATCAACGAGACTCTGTTCACCTCCGGTACCATCGTACTTATTAATGGCTTCTAATATATTTTGACGACTAGATTTTTCATCCTGCCCTTGGATGATATTAAAACCTTCGCCTTGTAGCCAAGCGATGACCCGATTCGGCTCCAACTGAACATATAAAGCTTCTGTTTGAGCTAAGTCTGAGTAGATAGTATAACCTTTCGAACCCTTAGACTTGAAAGGGGTTAATTTATCCTCACCTGGCTTATGCCCTCCTCGTGTATACCCGTACTGTGCTGTCAATACGGGGAACTTATCTATCAGCTCAACACTCTTCAGGCCCGCTTTTGACAGGCTAGACAAATAGTCACTTTGATAAACTTTAGTAAAGCGAGAATCTCCTTGTACCGATGCAATAAGATCTTTTATCTGTACCCTAGAATCCAATGTTGCAAGCGCTAAAATAACAGCCTGAGCTTCAGCTTCCTCTTGGTGTTCTCGAACAAGTCTCAAATTAGGAACTGAATCAAACTCATCTGAAGTACCAGCAGCTTGGAGCATTTTATCAATAACATCGTCAGGCAACCCTTGACTTTGCAGGGTTCTGCGCAAGGACTCTGAACTAGACTTCACTTGTTCAATATTATCTTCCTCCATACCACTTAGCACCCATGAAAGTGCTCGAGGAGGCCCCCCTGCTTCAGTTAAAACTCTAATCTTTTCTTTATCTGGCGGGTTTACAATCACAACACTATGAGGTGTATATACAGAGGATGCTCGATGCGGAAGAAACTTCAAATTACCTTTTCCGCACTCGCAACTCACGTTACCGAACCCTTTCCGCAATGGCGAGTTACAAACTGGACAATCGAACACGATTTCAGCAGCAGACGCTGTACCAGGAAAATTTACTCGGACTTGTTTATGCTCTTTGCACTTGGGGATGTACGGCTCACGAAGAGCACCACATTCATCGTGATACCCAACAAAATAAAGGTTACTTTTACCTATATCTTTGCCGCATGGGCATTGAGCACCGGGTTCACTATGAACTCGAAAGCAGCTTCTGCACACCCAAGACTTATTGGGGAATGGTTCAATTTTCACTCCATTATCTTCGTCAATCGTCACAACTTGTATTGGAAACCCCTTCCTCAAGTTTGCCACAAAATCCCCGTCCTTTCCCGATGCTTCCCAAGCGCCAGCGTGTCTAATTATCGCCCGCTTTATTGAGGCGACATCTATATCATTCCTTGAAAAATAAACCCAATCTTTGACCTTCCATACTCGGCCTTTTAAATCGACAGTTTGCTCAGGCAAAAAACCAAACAACACTTGTGAAACACTTCTATATTCAACCATTATTTTTTCCTCCCTGAATTCTTCATAACAAATGCTCTAATAGGTACTTGTTTTTCAACATCACGTAAAGATCTCATAGGAGGTCTTTCCGTAGGAGAAAGCTCAGAAGGGAAAATTGCACTATTTGGGGGTTCTTTTATATTGGACTCGAATCCCTCTATCCACTCTTCAATATCAGCTCGAATGTGGCTATCTAAATCTCCCTCTAACTCCAGAGCCTGAATTAGTTTTCTAGCCTCTTTACCACTATCGAAATTGCCATTGTTATAGTATTCCCTCAATGCCTTTACAGTAGTTAATGGGATCTCTGAGTCATATTCATGAATCATGATCAACCTTGCTAGAAGTAAGCCTGAGATAGTCCTATTCAATACTTGTCGACTACGTTTGCTTATTGGAACAGGATCCACGAATCGATCGCCTTGTGAGACAAA
It contains:
- a CDS encoding lysophospholipid acyltransferase family protein is translated as MLSTSPFKLPRKTPFGLGEQFAEWATGLNQLDKFYAQRPAGCDTAQFLRFTLEVLGIDYQVVKGSLGQVPQTGATVVVANHPLGCVEGVILAELLLTRRSDIEILANHYLKTVPELDELFIGVDVFETRQAHKANLLALRQAHKHLEQGGLLLMFPAGEVSQLVDNKQRRLEDKEWSQSVSRLIKKHKAKSVPVYIDGQNSKRFYMAGKIHPLLRTLMLGRELLNKKQSCIDIAIGETIHYKEVNDLCDQQLVNYLRLNTYLLHNPATITRNKTAQDSSLAPIDARLPLDDLRQDIARLSFSEHLLRHNEFDVYCTRAENIPAILHEIGRVRELNFRQVGEGTGLSLDIDEFDRDYLHLFIWDREHEVLVGAYRLGLVDELLASRGIDGLYSSTLFQYDPRFLHNMGKAIEMGRSVIDEAYQKSMAPLLLLWKGIATYVQRHPDYTHLFGPVSISSDYSDQARRLLADTMTLHYYDKAQAELVEATNPLPTGQNLWNASLLTSLADLQLLSRVIARIDEGKGIPVLLRQYLGLNGKLVSFNIDPDFNDALDGLIVVDLRNVPQRTLSRYMGSQEAQQYLGYHGR
- a CDS encoding DnaJ domain-containing protein codes for the protein MNTILIITTLSFAVLNALLFLKLKKEHAEHNSLSEKLSLVQSQLEELQAKGIADISLAEVDYFKSQKDKLMFLLLEVDGKRRNQLLGITPDMYDDSQAAKKWYKSLSVQVHPDKNPGYKDAAKAFDKLNELYNMMTL
- a CDS encoding DNA cytosine methyltransferase: MKNIVSVDLFCGAGGLTRGLLDSGIQVSAGLDIESSCKYAYESNNGTTFHCKDVTSLKAKELSGMYPEGDIKLLAGCAPCQPFSTYSQGRDVKKDKKWPLLYAFSRLIKDTQPDLVTMENVPDVTKHKVYHDFVKTLKKQGYNIWADTVYCPDYGVPQTRSRHVLLASKLGSISLIPKTHNPDEYITVRQALSEQQLPKIKAGSASKLDRLHKAAGLSELNMKRMKASRPGGSWKDWPKHLIAECHRKPSGQTYSSVYSRMSWDEPAPTMTTQFFGFGNGRFGHPKENRAISLREGAIFQTFPDWYKFTEDTKPIQTSVVGKMIGNAVPPRLGQVIGESFKKHIEELKL
- a CDS encoding nuclease-related domain-containing DEAD/DEAH box helicase, yielding MAVIYPPFLPEKCPSSEEKVRASLTNVDGITILHSVCWQSKRNNRQGDGEADFIVLIPKEGILILEVKGGDIEIENGTWYSTDRFQSKHRIKDPFVQVKDSKYALLNYLTHEDKKLKAIPIMHAVVFPDISVSQSLSMNSPKELIIDREDLNNIENVIERVTGHWGYNHKFPDSYLNDVCVLLAPTRYVQRLISDDIDETERGIIELTREQMKVLESLKRAKQAIIYGGAGTGKTVLAIEKARQLDKLKFKTLLICYNKLLKEKVSSLLASSTITVETYHSLTLKEAQKANLDIPNHLDSEWYESQAGQLFKHAANINKTNYDVIIIDEAQDFSYEWIISLRERLSQHGTFYIFADSHQDLYKRDWQEPEGVSPYELLQNCRNTTPIATTVAAIYQEKVIVSGLQGPTPQFVESNTIGESLDFVSTIVEHLISEKVDREHISVLSNTSQFIKDLKTQCVGEYVFSSYDKFGICAETIRRFKGLENHVVIVVIDDNETNETDDSIQSLCYVGMSRAKSALYLVSSKRVKDKLNWQ